The following coding sequences are from one Homalodisca vitripennis isolate AUS2020 chromosome 7, UT_GWSS_2.1, whole genome shotgun sequence window:
- the LOC124366235 gene encoding E3 ubiquitin ligase Rnf157-like codes for MFAPAVPALPRPVMSPPLENQVPLVAAPAVPALPRPVMLPLLENQVPHVAAAAIEPVDDVEEGVVPVAADPLSFPQICAVCLSQRSTHMVAPCGHMCLCDDCANALPRYQANPHCPLCKNPTVGAFRVFKKNKMYALN; via the exons atgtttGCTCCTGCAGTTCCTGCGCTGCCTCGACCGGTCATGTCCCCTCCACTTGAAAACCAG GTACCACTTGTCGCTGCTCCTGCAGTTCCTGCCCTGCCTCGACCGGTCATGCTCCCTCTACTTGAAAACCAG GTACCACATGTCGCTGCTGCAGCTATTGAACCTGTGGATGATGTAGAGGAAGGAGTAGTCCCTGTTGCGGCAGATCCACTTTCTTTTCCCCAGATCTGTGCAGTGTGTCTGTCACAGCGTTCTACACATATGGTCGCTCCCTGTGGCCACATGTGTTTGTGTGATGATTGTGCAAATGCACTGCCCAGATATCAGGCAAATCCACATTGCCCCCTATGCAAAAACCCAACCGTTGGGGCATTtagggtatttaaaaaaaataaaatgtatgcatTGAATTGA
- the LOC124366857 gene encoding classical arabinogalactan protein 9-like: MWHNSWTGCRIVLVGCKSAWAGGEYKPNRLPVRSAWTGCQERQLVVPVMPPAPDNQVPPVAASAVPALPRLVMSPPLENQVPPVAASAVPALPRPVMSPPLENQVPPVAAPAVPALPRPVMLPLLENQVPLVAAPAVPALPRPVMLPLLENQFLRCPRPVMSPPLENQV; the protein is encoded by the exons ATGTGGCACAATTCCTGGACAGGATGTCGCATTGTACTCGTCGGCTGCAAGAGCGCTTGGGCCGGCGGAGAGTACAAACCTAACCGCTTACCGGTTAGGAGCGCTTGGACCGGTTGTCAGGAGAGACAACTGGTTGTGCCTGTCATGCCGCCTGCGCCTGACAACCAG GTACCACCTGTCGCTGCTTCTGCAGTTCCTGCCCTGCCTCGACTGGTCATGTCCCCTCCACTTGAAAACCAG GTACCACCTGTCGCTGCTTCTGCAGTTCCTGCCCTGCCTCGACCGGTCATGTCCCCTCCACTTGAAAACCAG GTACCTCCTGTCGCTGCTCCTGCAGTTCCTGCGCTGCCTCGACCGGTCATGCTCCCTCTACTTGAAAACCAG GTACCACTTGTCGCTGCTCCTGCAGTTCCTGCCCTGCCTCGACCGGTCATGCTCCCTCTACTTGAAAACCAG TTCCTGCGCTGCCCTCGACCGGTCATGTCCCCTCCACTTGAAAACCAGGTATAA
- the LOC124366233 gene encoding uncharacterized protein LOC124366233 yields the protein MRCVHLYATYKVLHIQLGAHLELLTAHAEYLNHLFPVAFVIMTRKTQIAYDGVLQYLKRLVPQWEPEVVMVDFEAAIRNAARLVWPHIRVVGCFFHYAQAVYRMHTTLWLRPLTEENLEAGKAIDMLMSLCLLPAERAQAGLDVVCHYVRTHGIFQQFRPILMYMRNTWMRSVGPNTFSVFGQSHRTNNALEGFYSLLLRRMGSQP from the exons ATGCGGTGTGTCCACCTTTATGCCACATACAAGGTGTTGCATATCCAACTGGGAGCACATCTGGAACTGTTGACTGCGCACGCAGAATATTTAAATCAC CTCTTCCCAGTTGCATTTGTCATTATGACCAGAAAAACGCAGATAGCTTATGATGGGGTGCTCCAGTACCTAAAACGGTTGGTGCCACAGTGGGAGCCGGAAGTCGTGATGGTTGACTTTGAGGCTGCCATCAGAAATGCAGCCCGCTTAGTTTGGCCACATATCAGAGTGGTGGGTTGTTTCTTCCACTACGCTCAA GCTGTGTATAGAATGCACACAACGTTGTGGCTGAGACCTCTTACTGAGGAGAACCTTGAGGCAGGGAAGGCAATAGACATGTTAATGTCATTGTGCCTACTCCCTGCTGAGAGAGCTCAAGCAGGCTTGGACGTAGTGTGCCACTACGTAAGAACACATGGCATATTTCAACAGTTTAGGCCAATCTTGAT GTACATGAGAAACACATGGATGCGTTCTGTGGGCCCAAACACCTTTAGCGTGTTTGGCCAGTCCCACAGAACAAATAATGCATTAGAAGGGTTTTACAGCCTTTTGTTGAGGAGGATGGGCTCTCAACCTTGA